ACGTGCGAGGACTCCGGCGGCAGCGACAGCGCGAACAGTCTCGACGGTCTCTGTGAGCGTCGTCCCGAGGACGACCATCCGTACGATGCACCGCGGCACGCGGCGTCGGCGGCGAGCAACCACGCGCGGGATCACTACATGGTGCCCACCCGGAGTCCACGCGAGTTCAACGAGAAGATCCTGTCGCTCTTCAACCCGCAGTTCCTGCCCAACTTCAACAACATGGTCACGTACATGGCCGCGCACagtccgccgccgccgcggtcTCAGTCCTTGGTGGCCCAGTACGGTGCCCGCGATAACGACGACTTCCTGCTCCGGGACAGGAACTGCCACGGTAAACGCGACAGCACGAACTCGATGTGCTTTCGGCGCGGACTGGCGGCCCATGAGGCGCCGCGGGAGTGACGATGCCTTCGCGCCTTCGCCCCGGCTTGATTATGACTTGATTACGAGTAACATCTAGCAACGTGACTTTTTTTTCGTGCTCCAAAGAAGTGACCGGAGAAACTGTACGCACCCTTTACGGCGTACGTCACGAAGACGTGAAACTGTCATGGATATGGTACTACGTACAGCGAAATCCCCTCCTCCCTCTTTTCCTGGTAGCTTCGTAACGTGGACATGTAACTGAaggacgaaaaaaaaaaacacgcaaTCGTGATCACATATAgcataatatgtattacattGACGGCGAATAGACTCGTGATAAACGAGATCTACTTTTTTATGGTACTTTCAAGCTTTGCCAAGTATCGTCCGTCGCGCGATTCCATGCGAACCACTGTGGAATCACTTCTGTATAGGATTCAATTCAaaatcttctttttcttctttattcgtttcgatgatgataataataggAGAAGTCGAATATAAGGGAAAGCGTATGCCGGCAacaacgacgatgacgactGAGAGATTGAGAAACCGTAGTAATGTAATGTGATACCATTATGAGGACTGTGTTCGTAGCAGTGGCCTGTTAGGTGCTTAGACTGATGCAAgattaaacgaaaaaaaaaaaacaaacactTGTGTAGAGACATTTTAAGCATTCGCGCGAGAGACGAGGCGTGCCTTCCGTGTATTAATTGTTGGCAGATCTTGATCTATAACAGGAAACGGAGTGTTAATATGGCCGGTATAGATTCGGGCAAGTGCCTCATTTATGCGTTTTGTTTAAGATATCCAGTAGAACGGAGCAAAgtatagaaaaaaaggaagagaaaacaggaaagagagagatctaTGTAAGACTAATTTGAATATCGTTGTGCACTTATTGCCGTGCTGTGAGTACTGGTAATGGCGAGAGGGATATACGGACGAGAGCGTGTTTATCAATAACTTAGCTCTCGCGGGCATATAGCGGCAACAGTATATAGTTTCTTCGAGGAGAATATGcatgttaaaaaaatctataatagtGCAAAAGTTATTGTTATATTGAAATGCGACAAAAAGAATATTGAAAGAAGaatagaagaaagaaaattagaataattatttacgatTAGGTCAGTAACTTACCGACAAATAGAAGATTCGTGCAACATTTTTCTTAGCAGACTTGGGCTAGCTGAGGAATTGACGAAGGAAGGATTCCCTTCATGAAACATCGTGAATTAaatgtagtttttaatttttagcgaaattaattaaattatttgaattttaaatttattattattattttttttttttaatataaaaaatattaatcacgattttatattttatgttgatGCAATATTAATTGACTATGAGGACATTCATATAGAATGTCCGAGTATTGTTTGAGAAAAGTAGCACCAATCTTGTGTACAATACACTGCCATgtgtacaattaatttttagttaactGAACGTATTA
This DNA window, taken from Monomorium pharaonis isolate MP-MQ-018 chromosome 6, ASM1337386v2, whole genome shotgun sequence, encodes the following:
- the LOC114254470 gene encoding uncharacterized protein LOC114254470 translates to MNHDDEVCTLDYLDGYDTQQQQRCGTAHRYHQSEFVETTLMNAEMPTTCEDSGGSDSANSLDGLCERRPEDDHPYDAPRHAASAASNHARDHYMVPTRSPREFNEKILSLFNPQFLPNFNNMVTYMAAHSPPPPRSQSLVAQYGARDNDDFLLRDRNCHGKRDSTNSMCFRRGLAAHEAPRE